A portion of the Drosophila sechellia strain sech25 chromosome 2R, ASM438219v1, whole genome shotgun sequence genome contains these proteins:
- the LOC6609111 gene encoding dynamin-like 120 kDa protein, mitochondrial isoform X4: MLRIYQNTYRRTAKKAVVYSTKVACCNHSTLCGITSHPRRAQDSGSSSSNGRPRRHEEFLLAGNPARGWQMPPPSRGYGMLVVRILRGALKLRYIVLGGAIGGGVSLSKKYEDWKDGLPDFKWLEDAMPQGERWSQFSRNLIEVGSLVKNAIEVAKDDLKAKTTVAALGITSDESRKKYEKLQSQVETLQTEIMNVQIKYQKELEKMEKENRELRQQYLILKTNKKTTAKKIKKSLIDMYSEVLDELSGYDTGYTMADHLPRVVVVGDQSSGKTSVLESIAKARIFPRGSGEMMTRAPVKVTLAEGPYHVAQFRDSDREYDLTKESDLQDLRRDVEFRMKASVRGGKTVSNEVIAMTVKGPGLQRMVLVDLPGIISTMTVDMASDTKDSIHQMTKHYMSNPNAIILCIQDGSVDAERSNVTDLVMQCDPLGRRTIFVLTKVDLAEELADPDRIRKILSGKLFPMKALGYYAVVTGRGRKDDSIDAIRQYEEDFFKNSKLFHRRGVIMPHQVTSRNLSLAVSDRFWKMVRETIEQQADAFKATRFNLETEWKNNFPRLRESGRDELFDKAKGEILDEVVTLSQISAKKWDDALSTKLWEKLSNYVFESIYLPAAQSDSFNTMVDIKLRQWAEQALPAKSVEAGWEALQQEFISLMERSKKAQDHDGIFDQLKSAVVDEAIRRHSWEDKAIDMLRVIQLNTLEDRFVHDKQEWDSAVKFLESSVNAKLVQTEETLAQMFGPGQMRRLTHWQYLTQDQQKRRSVKNELDKILKNDTKHLPTLTHDELTTVRKNLQRDNVDVDTDYIRQTWFPVYRKHFLQQALQRAKDCRKAYYLYTQQGAECEISCSDVVLFWRIQQVIKITGNALRQQVINREARRLDKEIKAVLDEFSDDEEKKGYLLTGKRVLLAEELIKVRQIQEKLEEFINSLNQEK; encoded by the exons ATGTTGCGCATCTATCAAAATACTTACCG GCGCACCGCGAAAAAAGCTGTTGTCTACTCCACCAAGGTCGCCTGCTGCAATCATTCCACGCTCTGTGGCATCACCAGCCATCCACGGCGAGCGCAGGATAGCGGGAGCTCCAGTTCGAATGGCAGGCCCCGTCGCCACGAGGAGTTTCTACTTGCCGGCAATCCGGCACGGGGATGGCAGATGCCTCCGCCGTCGCGTGGTTACGGGATGCTGGTGGTGCGCATACTGCGGGGAGCCCTCAAGTTGCGCTACATCGTCCTGGGCGGCGCCATCGGCGGGGGCGTGTCGCTGAGCAAA AAATACGAGGACTGGAAGGATGGACTGCCGGATTTTAAGTGGCTGGAGGATGCCATGCCGCAGGGCGAACGGTGGAGCCAGTTCTCGCGGAATCTCATTGAGGTGGGCTCGCTGGTGAAGAACGCCATCGAAGTTG CTAAAGATGACTTAAAGGCTAAAACAACGGTGGCCGCGTTGGGCATAACATCCGATGAGAGTCGTAAGAAGTATG AGAAACTCCAGAGCCAGGTCGAGACGCTGCAGACGGAGATCATGAACGTCCAGATTAAGTACCAAAAGGAGCTGGAGAAGATGGAGAAGGAGAACCGTGAGCTACGCCAGCAATACCTCATCCTCAAAACGAACAAGAAGACCACggcaaaaaaaatcaaaaaatcccTGATCGACATGTACTCTGAGGTCCTGGATGAGCTATCTGGCTACGATACGGGCTACACCATGGCCGATCACCTTCCCCGTGTTGTGGTAGTGGGAGATCAGAGCAGCGGCAAGACCTCTGTGCTGGAATCCATTGCTAAGGCTCGCATCTTTCCCCGCGGCAGTGGAGAGATGATGACACGAGCCCCAGTCAAAGTTACTCTGGCTGAAGGACCATACCATGTGGCTCAGTTCCGTGACTCTGACCGGGAATACGATCTCACCAAGGAGTCTGATCTACAAGACCTCCGTCGGGATGTGGAGTTCCGCATGAAGGCGTCGGTGCGAGGTGGTAAAACCGTCAGCAATGAAGTCATTGCCATGACAGTCAAAGGTCCCGGTCTGCAACGCATGGTCCTAGTCGATTTGCCAGGAATAATTTCG ACCATGACCGTCGACATGGCCTCCGATACAAAAGATTCCATTCACCAGATGACGAAGCATTATATGAGCAATCCGAACGCCATTATTCTCTGCATTCAGGATGGATCTGTGGACGCTGAGCGTAGTAATGTGACAGACTTGGTCATGCAGTGTGATCCCTTGGGTCGACGCACTATTTTTGTGCTCACAAAGGTGGATCTGGCCGAGGAGCTCGCCGATCCTGATAGAATAAGGAAAATCCTTTCGGGCAAACTCTTCCCCATGAAGGCTTTGGGCTACTATGCCGTCGTTACTGGTCGTGGACGAAAGGATGACAGCATAGATGCTATTCGGCAGTATGAGGAAGACTTCTTTAAGAACTCCAAGCTTTTCCA TCGTCGAGGGGTTATCATGCCCCATCAGGTGACCAGCCGCAATCTGAGCTTAGCGGTTTCAGATCGTTTCTGGAAGATGGTGCGGGAAACCATTGAGCAGCAGGCGGATGCATTTAAGGCGACTAGATTTAATTTGGAAACCGAATGGAAAAATAACTTCCCCAG ATTGCGCGAGTCTGGCCGAGATGAGCTGTTCGACAAGGCAAAGGGCGAGATACTGGACGAGGTGGTAACGCTCTCGCAAATCTCCGCTAAGAAGTGGGACGACGCTCTGAGCACCAAGCTATGGGAAAAACTCTCCAACTATGTGTTTGAAAGCATCTATTTGCCCGCTGCACAGTCAG ATTCCTTCAACACGATGGTAGACATCAAGTTGCGCCAGTGGGCCGAGCAGGCGCTGCCCGCTAAGTCGGTGGAAGCTGGCTGGGAAGCGTTGCAACAGGAATTCATATCGCTGATGGAGCGTTCGAAGAAGGCGCAGGATCACGACGGCATCTTCGATCAGTTGAAGTCCGCGGTAGTGGATGAGGCTATTCGTCGGCACAGCTGGGAGGACAAGGCCATCGACATGCTCCGCGTTATCCAGCTGAATACGCTGGAGGATCGATTCGTGCACGATAAACAGGAGTGGGATTCGGCGGTTAAGTTCCTGGAGAGTTCGGTAAATGCCAAGCTCGTGCAGACGGAGGAGACCCTAGCACAAATGTTTGGCCCCGGCCAAATGCGACGACTTACCCACTGGCAGTACCTGACGCAGGATCAGCAGAAGAGGCGGAGCGTTAAGAACGAACTGGACAAAATACTCAAAAACGATACG AAACATTTGCCCACCCTGACTCATGATGAACTGACTACGGTTCGCAAGAACCTTCAGCGTGATAACGTGGATGTGGACACGGACTACATAAGGCAAACGTGGTTCCCGGTCTACAGAAA ACACTTCCTGCAGCAGGCGTTACAGCGGGCAAAGGATTGCCGAAAGGCATATTACCTCTACACGCAGCAGGGAGCCGAGTGTGAG ATATCCTGCAGCGACGTCGTGCTCTTCTGGCGCATCCAGCAGGTGATCAAGATAACAGGCAACGCACTGAGACAGCAAGTAATCAATCGGGAGGCGCGGCGGCTGGACAAGGAGATCAAAGCGGTGCTGGACGAGTTCAGCGATGACGAGGAGAAGAAGGGTTACCTGCTCACCGGCAAGCGCGTGCTACTAGCCGAGGAGCTAA TCAAAGTGCGGCAGATCCAAGAGAAGCTGGAGGAGTTCATCAATTCACTTAATCAGGAAAAGTAG
- the LOC6609111 gene encoding dynamin-like 120 kDa protein, mitochondrial isoform X2, whose protein sequence is MLRIYQNTYRRTAKKAVVYSTKVACCNHSTLCGITSHPRRAQDSGSSSSNGRPRRHEEFLLAGNPARGWQMPPPSRGYGMLVVRILRGALKLRYIVLGGAIGGGVSLSKKYEDWKDGLPDFKWLEDAMPQGERWSQFSRNLIEVGSLVKNAIEVDPKLKQLGEDKLSEWRNWFDSRLDDAIEAADYQGVQIVETKDDLKAKTTVAALGITSDESRKKYEKLQSQVETLQTEIMNVQIKYQKELEKMEKENRELRQQYLILKTNKKTTAKKIKKSLIDMYSEVLDELSGYDTGYTMADHLPRVVVVGDQSSGKTSVLESIAKARIFPRGSGEMMTRAPVKVTLAEGPYHVAQFRDSDREYDLTKESDLQDLRRDVEFRMKASVRGGKTVSNEVIAMTVKGPGLQRMVLVDLPGIISTMTVDMASDTKDSIHQMTKHYMSNPNAIILCIQDGSVDAERSNVTDLVMQCDPLGRRTIFVLTKVDLAEELADPDRIRKILSGKLFPMKALGYYAVVTGRGRKDDSIDAIRQYEEDFFKNSKLFHRRGVIMPHQVTSRNLSLAVSDRFWKMVRETIEQQADAFKATRFNLETEWKNNFPRLRESGRDELFDKAKGEILDEVVTLSQISAKKWDDALSTKLWEKLSNYVFESIYLPAAQSDSFNTMVDIKLRQWAEQALPAKSVEAGWEALQQEFISLMERSKKAQDHDGIFDQLKSAVVDEAIRRHSWEDKAIDMLRVIQLNTLEDRFVHDKQEWDSAVKFLESSVNAKLVQTEETLAQMFGPGQMRRLTHWQYLTQDQQKRRSVKNELDKILKNDTKHLPTLTHDELTTVRKNLQRDNVDVDTDYIRQTWFPVYRKHFLQQALQRAKDCRKAYYLYTQQGAECEISCSDVVLFWRIQQVIKITGNALRQQVINREARRLDKEIKAVLDEFSDDEEKKGYLLTGKRVLLAEELIKVRQIQEKLEEFINSLNQEK, encoded by the exons ATGTTGCGCATCTATCAAAATACTTACCG GCGCACCGCGAAAAAAGCTGTTGTCTACTCCACCAAGGTCGCCTGCTGCAATCATTCCACGCTCTGTGGCATCACCAGCCATCCACGGCGAGCGCAGGATAGCGGGAGCTCCAGTTCGAATGGCAGGCCCCGTCGCCACGAGGAGTTTCTACTTGCCGGCAATCCGGCACGGGGATGGCAGATGCCTCCGCCGTCGCGTGGTTACGGGATGCTGGTGGTGCGCATACTGCGGGGAGCCCTCAAGTTGCGCTACATCGTCCTGGGCGGCGCCATCGGCGGGGGCGTGTCGCTGAGCAAA AAATACGAGGACTGGAAGGATGGACTGCCGGATTTTAAGTGGCTGGAGGATGCCATGCCGCAGGGCGAACGGTGGAGCCAGTTCTCGCGGAATCTCATTGAGGTGGGCTCGCTGGTGAAGAACGCCATCGAAGTTG ATCCAAAGCTCAAACAGCTGGGCGAGGATAAGTTGTCGGAATGGCGCAACTGGTTCGACAGTCGTCTGGACGATGCCATCGAGGCTGCCGATTATCAAGGAGTTCAGATTGTCGAAA CTAAAGATGACTTAAAGGCTAAAACAACGGTGGCCGCGTTGGGCATAACATCCGATGAGAGTCGTAAGAAGTATG AGAAACTCCAGAGCCAGGTCGAGACGCTGCAGACGGAGATCATGAACGTCCAGATTAAGTACCAAAAGGAGCTGGAGAAGATGGAGAAGGAGAACCGTGAGCTACGCCAGCAATACCTCATCCTCAAAACGAACAAGAAGACCACggcaaaaaaaatcaaaaaatcccTGATCGACATGTACTCTGAGGTCCTGGATGAGCTATCTGGCTACGATACGGGCTACACCATGGCCGATCACCTTCCCCGTGTTGTGGTAGTGGGAGATCAGAGCAGCGGCAAGACCTCTGTGCTGGAATCCATTGCTAAGGCTCGCATCTTTCCCCGCGGCAGTGGAGAGATGATGACACGAGCCCCAGTCAAAGTTACTCTGGCTGAAGGACCATACCATGTGGCTCAGTTCCGTGACTCTGACCGGGAATACGATCTCACCAAGGAGTCTGATCTACAAGACCTCCGTCGGGATGTGGAGTTCCGCATGAAGGCGTCGGTGCGAGGTGGTAAAACCGTCAGCAATGAAGTCATTGCCATGACAGTCAAAGGTCCCGGTCTGCAACGCATGGTCCTAGTCGATTTGCCAGGAATAATTTCG ACCATGACCGTCGACATGGCCTCCGATACAAAAGATTCCATTCACCAGATGACGAAGCATTATATGAGCAATCCGAACGCCATTATTCTCTGCATTCAGGATGGATCTGTGGACGCTGAGCGTAGTAATGTGACAGACTTGGTCATGCAGTGTGATCCCTTGGGTCGACGCACTATTTTTGTGCTCACAAAGGTGGATCTGGCCGAGGAGCTCGCCGATCCTGATAGAATAAGGAAAATCCTTTCGGGCAAACTCTTCCCCATGAAGGCTTTGGGCTACTATGCCGTCGTTACTGGTCGTGGACGAAAGGATGACAGCATAGATGCTATTCGGCAGTATGAGGAAGACTTCTTTAAGAACTCCAAGCTTTTCCA TCGTCGAGGGGTTATCATGCCCCATCAGGTGACCAGCCGCAATCTGAGCTTAGCGGTTTCAGATCGTTTCTGGAAGATGGTGCGGGAAACCATTGAGCAGCAGGCGGATGCATTTAAGGCGACTAGATTTAATTTGGAAACCGAATGGAAAAATAACTTCCCCAG ATTGCGCGAGTCTGGCCGAGATGAGCTGTTCGACAAGGCAAAGGGCGAGATACTGGACGAGGTGGTAACGCTCTCGCAAATCTCCGCTAAGAAGTGGGACGACGCTCTGAGCACCAAGCTATGGGAAAAACTCTCCAACTATGTGTTTGAAAGCATCTATTTGCCCGCTGCACAGTCAG ATTCCTTCAACACGATGGTAGACATCAAGTTGCGCCAGTGGGCCGAGCAGGCGCTGCCCGCTAAGTCGGTGGAAGCTGGCTGGGAAGCGTTGCAACAGGAATTCATATCGCTGATGGAGCGTTCGAAGAAGGCGCAGGATCACGACGGCATCTTCGATCAGTTGAAGTCCGCGGTAGTGGATGAGGCTATTCGTCGGCACAGCTGGGAGGACAAGGCCATCGACATGCTCCGCGTTATCCAGCTGAATACGCTGGAGGATCGATTCGTGCACGATAAACAGGAGTGGGATTCGGCGGTTAAGTTCCTGGAGAGTTCGGTAAATGCCAAGCTCGTGCAGACGGAGGAGACCCTAGCACAAATGTTTGGCCCCGGCCAAATGCGACGACTTACCCACTGGCAGTACCTGACGCAGGATCAGCAGAAGAGGCGGAGCGTTAAGAACGAACTGGACAAAATACTCAAAAACGATACG AAACATTTGCCCACCCTGACTCATGATGAACTGACTACGGTTCGCAAGAACCTTCAGCGTGATAACGTGGATGTGGACACGGACTACATAAGGCAAACGTGGTTCCCGGTCTACAGAAA ACACTTCCTGCAGCAGGCGTTACAGCGGGCAAAGGATTGCCGAAAGGCATATTACCTCTACACGCAGCAGGGAGCCGAGTGTGAG ATATCCTGCAGCGACGTCGTGCTCTTCTGGCGCATCCAGCAGGTGATCAAGATAACAGGCAACGCACTGAGACAGCAAGTAATCAATCGGGAGGCGCGGCGGCTGGACAAGGAGATCAAAGCGGTGCTGGACGAGTTCAGCGATGACGAGGAGAAGAAGGGTTACCTGCTCACCGGCAAGCGCGTGCTACTAGCCGAGGAGCTAA TCAAAGTGCGGCAGATCCAAGAGAAGCTGGAGGAGTTCATCAATTCACTTAATCAGGAAAAGTAG
- the LOC6609111 gene encoding dynamin-like 120 kDa protein, mitochondrial isoform X1 codes for MLRIYQNTYRRTAKKAVVYSTKVACCNHSTLCGITSHPRRAQDSGSSSSNGRPRRHEEFLLAGNPARGWQMPPPSRGYGMLVVRILRGALKLRYIVLGGAIGGGVSLSKKYEDWKDGLPDFKWLEDAMPQGERWSQFSRNLIEVGSLVKNAIEVDPKLKQLGEDKLSEWRNWFDSRLDDAIEAADYQGVQIVETKDDLKAKTTVAALGITSDESRKKYEKLQSQVETLQTEIMNVQIKYQKELEKMEKENRELRQQYLILKTNKKTTAKKIKKSLIDMYSEVLDELSGYDTGYTMADHLPRVVVVGDQSSGKTSVLESIAKARIFPRGSGEMMTRAPVKVTLAEGPYHVAQFRDSDREYDLTKESDLQDLRRDVEFRMKASVRGGKTVSNEVIAMTVKGPGLQRMVLVDLPGIISTMTVDMASDTKDSIHQMTKHYMSNPNAIILCIQDGSVDAERSNVTDLVMQCDPLGRRTIFVLTKVDLAEELADPDRIRKILSGKLFPMKALGYYAVVTGRGRKDDSIDAIRQYEEDFFKNSKLFHRRGVIMPHQVTSRNLSLAVSDRFWKMVRETIEQQADAFKATRFNLETEWKNNFPRLRESGRDELFDKAKGEILDEVVTLSQISAKKWDDALSTKLWEKLSNYVFESIYLPAAQSGSQNSFNTMVDIKLRQWAEQALPAKSVEAGWEALQQEFISLMERSKKAQDHDGIFDQLKSAVVDEAIRRHSWEDKAIDMLRVIQLNTLEDRFVHDKQEWDSAVKFLESSVNAKLVQTEETLAQMFGPGQMRRLTHWQYLTQDQQKRRSVKNELDKILKNDTKHLPTLTHDELTTVRKNLQRDNVDVDTDYIRQTWFPVYRKHFLQQALQRAKDCRKAYYLYTQQGAECEISCSDVVLFWRIQQVIKITGNALRQQVINREARRLDKEIKAVLDEFSDDEEKKGYLLTGKRVLLAEELIKVRQIQEKLEEFINSLNQEK; via the exons ATGTTGCGCATCTATCAAAATACTTACCG GCGCACCGCGAAAAAAGCTGTTGTCTACTCCACCAAGGTCGCCTGCTGCAATCATTCCACGCTCTGTGGCATCACCAGCCATCCACGGCGAGCGCAGGATAGCGGGAGCTCCAGTTCGAATGGCAGGCCCCGTCGCCACGAGGAGTTTCTACTTGCCGGCAATCCGGCACGGGGATGGCAGATGCCTCCGCCGTCGCGTGGTTACGGGATGCTGGTGGTGCGCATACTGCGGGGAGCCCTCAAGTTGCGCTACATCGTCCTGGGCGGCGCCATCGGCGGGGGCGTGTCGCTGAGCAAA AAATACGAGGACTGGAAGGATGGACTGCCGGATTTTAAGTGGCTGGAGGATGCCATGCCGCAGGGCGAACGGTGGAGCCAGTTCTCGCGGAATCTCATTGAGGTGGGCTCGCTGGTGAAGAACGCCATCGAAGTTG ATCCAAAGCTCAAACAGCTGGGCGAGGATAAGTTGTCGGAATGGCGCAACTGGTTCGACAGTCGTCTGGACGATGCCATCGAGGCTGCCGATTATCAAGGAGTTCAGATTGTCGAAA CTAAAGATGACTTAAAGGCTAAAACAACGGTGGCCGCGTTGGGCATAACATCCGATGAGAGTCGTAAGAAGTATG AGAAACTCCAGAGCCAGGTCGAGACGCTGCAGACGGAGATCATGAACGTCCAGATTAAGTACCAAAAGGAGCTGGAGAAGATGGAGAAGGAGAACCGTGAGCTACGCCAGCAATACCTCATCCTCAAAACGAACAAGAAGACCACggcaaaaaaaatcaaaaaatcccTGATCGACATGTACTCTGAGGTCCTGGATGAGCTATCTGGCTACGATACGGGCTACACCATGGCCGATCACCTTCCCCGTGTTGTGGTAGTGGGAGATCAGAGCAGCGGCAAGACCTCTGTGCTGGAATCCATTGCTAAGGCTCGCATCTTTCCCCGCGGCAGTGGAGAGATGATGACACGAGCCCCAGTCAAAGTTACTCTGGCTGAAGGACCATACCATGTGGCTCAGTTCCGTGACTCTGACCGGGAATACGATCTCACCAAGGAGTCTGATCTACAAGACCTCCGTCGGGATGTGGAGTTCCGCATGAAGGCGTCGGTGCGAGGTGGTAAAACCGTCAGCAATGAAGTCATTGCCATGACAGTCAAAGGTCCCGGTCTGCAACGCATGGTCCTAGTCGATTTGCCAGGAATAATTTCG ACCATGACCGTCGACATGGCCTCCGATACAAAAGATTCCATTCACCAGATGACGAAGCATTATATGAGCAATCCGAACGCCATTATTCTCTGCATTCAGGATGGATCTGTGGACGCTGAGCGTAGTAATGTGACAGACTTGGTCATGCAGTGTGATCCCTTGGGTCGACGCACTATTTTTGTGCTCACAAAGGTGGATCTGGCCGAGGAGCTCGCCGATCCTGATAGAATAAGGAAAATCCTTTCGGGCAAACTCTTCCCCATGAAGGCTTTGGGCTACTATGCCGTCGTTACTGGTCGTGGACGAAAGGATGACAGCATAGATGCTATTCGGCAGTATGAGGAAGACTTCTTTAAGAACTCCAAGCTTTTCCA TCGTCGAGGGGTTATCATGCCCCATCAGGTGACCAGCCGCAATCTGAGCTTAGCGGTTTCAGATCGTTTCTGGAAGATGGTGCGGGAAACCATTGAGCAGCAGGCGGATGCATTTAAGGCGACTAGATTTAATTTGGAAACCGAATGGAAAAATAACTTCCCCAG ATTGCGCGAGTCTGGCCGAGATGAGCTGTTCGACAAGGCAAAGGGCGAGATACTGGACGAGGTGGTAACGCTCTCGCAAATCTCCGCTAAGAAGTGGGACGACGCTCTGAGCACCAAGCTATGGGAAAAACTCTCCAACTATGTGTTTGAAAGCATCTATTTGCCCGCTGCACAGTCAGGTTCTCAAA ATTCCTTCAACACGATGGTAGACATCAAGTTGCGCCAGTGGGCCGAGCAGGCGCTGCCCGCTAAGTCGGTGGAAGCTGGCTGGGAAGCGTTGCAACAGGAATTCATATCGCTGATGGAGCGTTCGAAGAAGGCGCAGGATCACGACGGCATCTTCGATCAGTTGAAGTCCGCGGTAGTGGATGAGGCTATTCGTCGGCACAGCTGGGAGGACAAGGCCATCGACATGCTCCGCGTTATCCAGCTGAATACGCTGGAGGATCGATTCGTGCACGATAAACAGGAGTGGGATTCGGCGGTTAAGTTCCTGGAGAGTTCGGTAAATGCCAAGCTCGTGCAGACGGAGGAGACCCTAGCACAAATGTTTGGCCCCGGCCAAATGCGACGACTTACCCACTGGCAGTACCTGACGCAGGATCAGCAGAAGAGGCGGAGCGTTAAGAACGAACTGGACAAAATACTCAAAAACGATACG AAACATTTGCCCACCCTGACTCATGATGAACTGACTACGGTTCGCAAGAACCTTCAGCGTGATAACGTGGATGTGGACACGGACTACATAAGGCAAACGTGGTTCCCGGTCTACAGAAA ACACTTCCTGCAGCAGGCGTTACAGCGGGCAAAGGATTGCCGAAAGGCATATTACCTCTACACGCAGCAGGGAGCCGAGTGTGAG ATATCCTGCAGCGACGTCGTGCTCTTCTGGCGCATCCAGCAGGTGATCAAGATAACAGGCAACGCACTGAGACAGCAAGTAATCAATCGGGAGGCGCGGCGGCTGGACAAGGAGATCAAAGCGGTGCTGGACGAGTTCAGCGATGACGAGGAGAAGAAGGGTTACCTGCTCACCGGCAAGCGCGTGCTACTAGCCGAGGAGCTAA TCAAAGTGCGGCAGATCCAAGAGAAGCTGGAGGAGTTCATCAATTCACTTAATCAGGAAAAGTAG